In the Methylophilus sp. 5 genome, one interval contains:
- the coaBC gene encoding bifunctional phosphopantothenoylcysteine decarboxylase/phosphopantothenate--cysteine ligase CoaBC — MIPAHSPHQHLLLGVTGGIAAYKAAELVRLLVKQGHRVQVVMTEAATHFITPTTLQALSGNPVFVDSWDQRISNGMPHIELSRKADAILVAPASADFIAKLAHGFANDLLSTLCLARECPLIVAPAMNKQMWENAATQRNIGQLQQDAITILGPDSGEQACGEVGLGRMLEPADLLEGLQTFFTPKLLAGKKILITAGATLEMLDPVRGITNISSGKMGYALAQAAMRMGAEVTLIYGHTSASRPATSQAYFASSAHDMYQSVMQSIADQDIFIAVAAVADYRPDVSSVQKIKKSEQTLTLELIKNKDILADVASLPNPPYCVGFAAETERVIDYAKQKRLAKRIPMIVANHANTAMGSDQNTVTIIDEHGEYALGTDDKINIAFKLLTHLKSQLDPR; from the coding sequence ATGATTCCAGCGCACTCACCTCATCAACACCTACTGCTTGGCGTGACTGGCGGTATTGCCGCTTATAAAGCCGCCGAACTGGTTCGCTTGTTGGTTAAACAAGGCCATCGCGTACAAGTCGTGATGACAGAAGCGGCGACCCACTTTATAACGCCCACCACCTTGCAGGCGCTGTCTGGCAACCCGGTGTTTGTCGATAGCTGGGATCAGCGTATTTCTAATGGCATGCCGCACATAGAACTCAGCCGCAAAGCCGATGCCATTTTGGTCGCACCCGCCAGCGCAGACTTTATCGCCAAACTGGCGCATGGCTTTGCCAACGATTTACTCTCGACATTATGCCTTGCACGTGAGTGCCCACTTATTGTTGCGCCCGCAATGAACAAGCAAATGTGGGAGAACGCAGCCACGCAGCGCAATATCGGGCAATTACAGCAAGACGCCATCACCATCTTAGGCCCGGATAGCGGCGAACAAGCCTGCGGTGAAGTCGGGCTAGGCAGAATGCTAGAGCCAGCAGACTTGCTGGAAGGCCTGCAAACGTTTTTTACGCCCAAGCTGCTGGCTGGCAAAAAGATACTGATCACCGCCGGGGCAACACTCGAAATGCTAGACCCGGTGCGTGGCATCACCAATATTAGCAGCGGCAAAATGGGCTACGCACTGGCGCAGGCAGCCATGCGCATGGGGGCAGAAGTCACCCTTATTTACGGCCACACCAGTGCCTCGCGCCCGGCCACCAGCCAAGCCTACTTTGCCAGCAGCGCGCATGACATGTACCAAAGCGTAATGCAATCTATTGCAGATCAGGATATTTTTATTGCGGTGGCAGCCGTTGCCGACTATAGGCCGGATGTTTCCTCAGTGCAAAAAATTAAGAAGAGTGAGCAAACACTCACCCTAGAACTCATAAAAAATAAAGACATACTGGCAGATGTCGCCTCTTTACCCAACCCACCCTATTGCGTTGGATTCGCCGCCGAAACAGAACGAGTGATCGACTACGCCAAACAAAAAAGGCTGGCAAAACGTATCCCTATGATCGTGGCTAACCACGCCAACACCGCAATGGGTAGTGATCAAAATACGGTCACTATCATTGACGAGCACGGTGAATATGCACTTGGCACCGACGATAAAATTAACATTGCATTCAAACTCTTAACGCACCTTAAAAGCCAACTTGATCCACGCTAA
- the radC gene encoding DNA repair protein RadC — MAITDWPEQERPREKLLRAGVATLSDAELLAIFLRVGMAGKTAVDLARDLLQNFQSLNGVFSADLQQMTAVPGMGVSKYCQLQAVLEMSKRALGETLQQSDSFRSPAQVKDYLQLQLSHLQREVFGIMFLDAQNRLIAYETLFEGSLMQTSVYPREVVKRALALNAAALILSHNHPGGSAKPSRADEQLTISLKDALNLVDIKVLDHIIVARQETFSFSERGLI, encoded by the coding sequence ATGGCAATTACCGACTGGCCAGAACAGGAGCGACCACGTGAAAAACTGTTGCGCGCAGGGGTCGCCACGCTATCTGACGCCGAATTGCTGGCTATTTTTTTACGCGTAGGCATGGCAGGCAAAACTGCGGTTGATCTGGCACGCGACTTACTGCAGAATTTTCAAAGCCTGAACGGCGTATTCTCGGCCGATTTACAGCAAATGACGGCGGTGCCCGGCATGGGCGTGAGTAAATATTGCCAGTTGCAGGCCGTGCTTGAGATGAGCAAACGCGCGCTGGGTGAAACGCTGCAGCAGAGCGATAGCTTTCGATCTCCCGCACAAGTCAAAGACTACCTGCAATTGCAACTGTCGCATCTGCAACGGGAGGTATTTGGCATTATGTTTCTCGATGCGCAGAATCGCCTGATTGCTTATGAAACCTTATTTGAAGGCAGTTTGATGCAAACCAGTGTTTATCCGCGAGAGGTGGTGAAGCGCGCGCTGGCTTTAAATGCGGCCGCGTTGATTCTGAGTCACAACCATCCAGGCGGCAGTGCCAAGCCCAGTCGTGCCGATGAACAATTGACCATCAGCTTGAAAGACGCATTGAATTTGGTGGATATCAAAGTGCTTGATCACATTATTGTGGCCAGGCAGGAAACGTTTTCGTTTAGTGAGCGGGGATTGATTTGA
- a CDS encoding ANTAR domain-containing protein: MSASPFSKPPIILSIEDQKLVDSAKEILMHQRDLSEEQAYLLLSEMADKRKTGMADISLQLINITKRLTV, from the coding sequence ATGTCAGCCTCACCTTTCTCAAAACCGCCCATTATTCTGAGCATAGAAGACCAGAAGCTGGTCGACTCGGCGAAAGAGATTTTAATGCACCAGCGCGACCTGAGTGAAGAACAAGCCTATTTGTTATTGTCCGAGATGGCAGACAAGCGCAAAACTGGCATGGCCGACATTTCGCTGCAATTAATCAACATCACCAAACGACTGACCGTTTAA
- a CDS encoding carbon starvation CstA family protein translates to MKAFWGRAGWASVALLGAAALAHVAMARGESLNALWLVTAAVCVYLIGYRFYSAWIAANVLAIDATRATPAERLNNGRDYVPTHRWVVFGHHFAAIAGPGPLVGPTLAAQFGYLPGTLWILIGAVLGGAVQDMVTLFLSTRRNGRSLGQMARDEIGPIGGTAALIGTFIIMIILIAVLGLVVVNAMKHSPWGTATVASTIPIAMLVGVYMRYLRPGRVLEASLLGVVLLLASVVFGGWVDHHPVLAAWFDHEGLPLAFSVIAYGFAAAVLPVWLLLAPRDYLSTYMKLGTVLMLAVAILWLRPEIHMPAITPFIDGTGPIFGGKLFPFVFITIACGAISGFHALIASGTTPKLITGENDIRMIGYGAMLLESFVAIMAMIAATVLEPGVYFAINSPAGVVGKEALDAVNTISGWGYQVTVEQMQHLASAMGESTLFARTGGAPSLAVGMASILGTVFGEHLLALWYHFAIMFEAIFILTTLDAGTRVGRFMLQDMLGNVHPKLGETSYTPSVLLTSALVVAGWGYFLYIGVIDPNGGVNILWPLFGIANQMLAAIALSVATGVLIKSGKATKAWITGLPLVWLLVITTSAAYEKVFSDDIRVGFFAAANDLSQKLASGVLPAEKAAVAPQLIVNQQLDAWLTLFFVAMLWIVVLDMLRMSGRYFAGQPVRPSNETAYVASKLV, encoded by the coding sequence ATGAAAGCTTTTTGGGGGCGTGCAGGTTGGGCCAGTGTGGCTTTGCTGGGGGCTGCGGCACTGGCACATGTGGCCATGGCGCGCGGAGAGTCGCTGAATGCGTTGTGGCTGGTCACCGCAGCGGTCTGTGTATATTTGATTGGCTATCGTTTTTATTCGGCCTGGATTGCCGCCAATGTACTGGCGATTGATGCGACTCGCGCCACACCGGCGGAGCGTTTAAACAATGGGCGCGATTACGTGCCCACTCATCGCTGGGTGGTATTCGGACATCATTTTGCTGCCATTGCCGGGCCAGGCCCATTGGTGGGGCCCACTTTGGCGGCGCAGTTTGGTTATTTGCCGGGCACCTTGTGGATATTAATAGGCGCAGTACTCGGCGGCGCAGTGCAAGATATGGTCACCCTGTTTTTGTCTACGCGCCGCAATGGCCGTAGTCTTGGGCAGATGGCGCGTGACGAAATTGGCCCGATTGGTGGGACGGCGGCGCTCATCGGCACTTTCATTATCATGATTATTCTAATCGCCGTGTTGGGGCTGGTGGTCGTAAACGCCATGAAGCATAGCCCGTGGGGCACCGCTACGGTGGCGTCCACGATCCCGATTGCCATGCTGGTGGGTGTGTATATGCGTTATTTGCGCCCAGGCCGCGTGTTAGAAGCCTCTTTGCTCGGTGTAGTGTTGTTGCTGGCATCGGTGGTGTTTGGCGGCTGGGTAGATCATCATCCGGTGTTGGCTGCATGGTTTGATCATGAAGGCTTACCGCTAGCGTTTAGTGTCATTGCTTACGGCTTCGCGGCGGCAGTGTTGCCAGTCTGGTTGTTGTTGGCGCCGCGCGATTATTTGTCTACCTACATGAAGCTGGGCACCGTGTTGATGCTGGCGGTTGCTATTTTGTGGCTGCGGCCAGAGATTCATATGCCCGCCATCACGCCTTTTATTGATGGCACCGGCCCCATTTTTGGCGGCAAATTATTCCCGTTTGTATTCATCACCATCGCTTGTGGCGCCATTTCAGGCTTTCATGCGCTGATTGCCAGCGGCACCACACCTAAGCTGATCACCGGCGAGAATGATATTCGCATGATCGGTTACGGCGCTATGTTGCTGGAGAGTTTTGTCGCCATCATGGCGATGATCGCCGCGACAGTGTTAGAGCCGGGCGTCTATTTTGCAATTAATAGCCCGGCTGGCGTGGTGGGTAAAGAGGCGCTGGATGCAGTCAATACCATCAGTGGTTGGGGCTATCAGGTCACCGTTGAGCAGATGCAGCATCTGGCCAGTGCCATGGGCGAAAGTACGCTGTTTGCCCGCACCGGTGGCGCGCCCAGCCTGGCGGTTGGCATGGCCAGCATTTTGGGCACAGTATTTGGTGAGCATTTGCTAGCATTGTGGTATCACTTTGCAATCATGTTTGAGGCGATTTTTATCCTCACCACGCTGGATGCCGGGACGCGCGTTGGCCGTTTTATGCTGCAAGATATGCTGGGCAATGTGCATCCCAAGCTCGGCGAAACGTCTTATACGCCGTCTGTGCTGCTCACCAGTGCGTTAGTCGTGGCGGGCTGGGGCTATTTTCTCTATATCGGCGTGATTGATCCAAATGGCGGTGTCAATATTCTGTGGCCGCTGTTTGGCATTGCCAACCAAATGCTGGCGGCGATTGCACTGTCTGTCGCGACCGGCGTCTTAATCAAGTCCGGTAAAGCCACCAAAGCCTGGATCACCGGCTTGCCATTGGTTTGGCTGCTTGTCATTACAACAAGCGCCGCCTACGAAAAAGTGTTTAGCGACGATATTCGGGTTGGCTTTTTTGCGGCTGCGAATGATTTGTCACAAAAGTTGGCGAGTGGTGTATTGCCAGCAGAAAAAGCAGCTGTGGCACCGCAACTGATTGTGAATCAGCAGCTGGATGCCTGGTTAACCTTATTTTTCGTGGCGATGTTGTGGATAGTCGTGCTTGATATGCTCAGAATGAGCGGCCGCTATTTTGCCGGGCAGCCAGTCAGGCCATCCAATGAAACCGCTTATGTCGCCTCTAAGCTGGTGTAG
- a CDS encoding YbdD/YjiX family protein, whose protein sequence is MRAYWLKQAWQRIRQLSGDDAYERYLAHYNEHHASEPDAQPALSRAEFFKQWQDQKWTGVKRCC, encoded by the coding sequence ATGCGTGCATACTGGTTAAAGCAAGCTTGGCAACGTATACGCCAGTTATCTGGTGATGATGCCTATGAGCGTTATCTGGCGCATTACAACGAACATCATGCCAGCGAGCCCGATGCGCAACCGGCGCTGTCTCGCGCCGAATTTTTTAAGCAGTGGCAAGACCAAAAGTGGACTGGGGTGAAGCGTTGCTGCTGA